GAGGATGTAGTTAATGTGAAAGCAAAAAGCTTAAAACAAAAGAAATCTTTCCAAGCTAAGAAGTGTCATTCTTAACTTGCCAAGATGTCCATAACAATGCACCCTCAGTCCAACAAGCAAATCTCTCAGCCCACTAGACCAACCTCACAACCCAATTCTGAGCCCAACAAACCAACAATGAAGCCCAATTCTAAGCCCAACAAACCAATTACTAAGCTAATTCTCAGCCTATTAAACCAACCCATAAGCCCATCAAGACAACATCTCAATCCATGAAAGCTCTTTTGTAACCCATGAAACCCAACCCTCAGCCCAACAAGACCACCCATCAAGGCAATACAGTTCCACCTCAATCCAATGCATCATCTCAAACACCCAAAAACTCACAAGGGAATAAGAATAAAGAAAGTAGCAGTGGTTGCAGACTCACCAGATCTGGAAGACAAGTGAAAAAAGCTCCTATCCAGGAAGATGACAGTAACTCTTATGACTCATATGAGAGTGCTGAAGATGAACTGTACAGGCCTCCCAAAATTTTTGGAGACAATCCATATAGCAGTGACAGTGATAGTGACTCTGGCAACAGAAAAAGAAGTGCAAGAAGGGACATCAAGTCTGATGTCAGAGAGAAGCACAAGCCTCTTAAGGCCAGATTAGGGGATAAAAAATAGACATTGATGACTTTAGGTATGAGGGTTCTGAAGATAAACAAAGCTCTGACTCTGGTATGTTAATTTTCTTAGGGTTACTTGCTTATTGATTTATTTGGCAAATGTTAGAGTAGCTTATGTTTTGGATTTTTCTTGGCAGATTTAGATGACAATGATGATGACCTTGACGGTGCCTCGGATGCTGACTCATGGCATTCATAAGATTCTGATAAAGTGTTGGAGTCTGATGAGGAATCACCAGTTGTATATCCTTGGTTTAAAGAAAAAACCAAGTTTGGACTGTTGAAATTTGAGGTGAGTATGATATTTAAGTCAAAAGTTGAATTATTTATGCAAGCAACTAGGAATTATACAATCCAGTGgggtaaaaatatttaatttacaaAGAATGACAAGGTTAGAGTTAGAGCTGTTTGTAAGACTGAAGATTGTCCATGGGTAGTATATTGTGCATGTAACAAATAAGACAGATCTTGGCAAATTAAAACTCTAGTTAATACTCACACCTGTCCAAGAAGGAGAAAAAATAGAGCTGCCACCTAAACCTGGACTCTTAGTAAACTAGTACTTAAGTTTAGGAAACATCCTACCATGAAGCATCGAGAGGTTTATGACTGGTTTGTCAGAAAGTATAATGTGTATTTGAATAGTACATGCATTACAAGAGTTTTAAAAGCTGCTAAAAAGGTAGTGGAAGGTGATGAGACAGTACAGTATGGGTTGGTGTGGGACTATGCTAATGAGTTACTGAATAGCAATCCTGGATCCATAATACAAGTATATGTCATCCCTATGCCTGAGGGTCCTCCCCTGTTTGATTGATTCTATATTTGTCTTGATGCCTGCAAGAGGGGGTTTAAAGGTAGGTTGTAGACCTTTAATTAGACTGGATGGAGCATTTTTGAAGACATTACATGAGGGACAAATTCTGACAGCGTGTGGACAAGATGCTAACAATAACATCTTTGTAATTGCTTatgagattgttagcattgaaaaTAAAGACAACTGAAAGTGATTTATGGAGTTACTTCACAAGAATCTAGGAGACTACAGGGAGAACAAATGGTGCTTCATCTCAGACATGCAGAAGGCAAGGATGTAATTGATTCACGATAACACACTATTAGGACTAATTTGATTTAATGATTAACATTGAAGGACCATTGGGCTCCTTAATGGTCCGgcgatgaaaaagaagaattgTACGAAGTTCATGGCTGGCCAACCAATATGGTGGTTGACCTGGGAAAACACGCATGCAGCTGTCGGTTTTGGCAACTCACAGGTAACAAGTTCAATAATTAGTTATGTTCATCTTCAATCAAGCACGAAATTTTAATTAATCGTTTAATTTGTTTTGTAAAGAATTCCGTGTATGCATGCAATATCAACAATACAGGATAAGAATGACAAAAGGGCTGAAGAGTATTGTCATGACTGGTTGAAGATGGAAGCGTACATGAGGACTTATTGTTTCAACGTCAATCCAGTCAAAGGACAGGATCTATGGGAAAAAAACTCCACACCCAACTCCAGTCCCACCCCATTTAAGCCTAAATTTGGAAAACCAATAAAGGAAAGGAGAAGAGGCAAGGATGAGAAACCAATTGGATCAAAGAcaaagatgaagaggaagtaTAACCCCCTTAGATGCATGTGTTATGGTAAGATAGGACACAACAAAAAAAGTTGTGAAAAGAAGAAAGCTGTGAATTCTAAGGAACATGCCAGCCAGATGTAGCTGCAACTGGTAGTTGTTATCCCTGGTGCAAATGGGGCTAAGCCTGAAGTAAATTCCGTTTCTGTTGAACATGATCCAGCTCCAGGAGAAATGACACCATTGCCTGCACTTCCATCACCAAGCCAGCCTCCAACAGAGAATGACATTAGCCAATTTGAAAGCATTTCACCAACCCAAGATACACAACAGGTTGTATAATCACTACTcaactataaaaaatatctgCTTTCTTTTATAATCTAAAAAATGCATCTGGGTTTAAATTATGTAGGAATAAGTCGTAGTTAGGCCACCTAAATTACAAGTCATTAAAGAAAAAGTCAGACTTAGATCCTCTCCTAAACCTACTGTAGCAGCACTAGTTGTTATCTCTGCTGAGACAATCAAAGGGATAAGTTCATCAACTGCTAAGAAGTTGACCAACTTTATGGCCTTCATGCCTACTCCAGGATTCAAGAACTCAAGGAAGACTGAGAAATAACTTTGATTCGAAAGAAATGTGTTTTgcttgacttttttttttgtatggggctactttatattttttgtacAGGACATGAAGTTTCGTATTAAACATTGTGGTTATCTGTGTATTTGAAAGTTGTATGTGCACTTTTATTTTGGTGTAGCCTTCTTTTTAGGTTTGTATTCTCATGCAAAACCTTATGAATTTACTGTGGTATTTATCCTTAAGACAATGTGACAATTAGCCTTCAATGACTTAAAGTAACAATGATTCTGATTAGTTTGTAACAACGATTTTGATTAGCTTTGCAATATTTAATGGATAGTTTGGTCTTAATCTTAAACAACCAAATTAAAACATCTATTCTCATTCAAGGCATGTAATTCAATACACCATGACATATCAATAGAATTTGGTTTACTTGAAAGTACATAACAAACAACAAAGGATCACATTAATGACAACTTCTAGAAACATGAAAATTATTAGCAGTTTCAAAGCTCTAACTTCAGCTTCCAAGCTACCAGTCTCCGTGCCACCTTCACCTTCCATTCATCATAGTCACTTTCAACCTGCAAATCAGTTCTATAATCTTTCTTTGTTCCACCTTCAGCCACCCCTTGATAGTCATCATCATCGACCCACTTAAAGTAATTACAGTGACTGCCCTTCTGCAAATTAAAAAATCagaaaagaattgaaaaacACCCAACAACATCGATACCTTGGACATGTATGGAATAATCTATCTGGGTTCTCCGCAGTCCTAGATTTTTTTTGTCACAGCCTTCAACCCACATAAACATGATTCCTCATGAGTCTTCCTCCTGGTTCGCATTGAAGCGCTGGAACCATTACTGTCGTGCGACGGAAATGACACACCACCACTACGACCTCCATTTCCTGCCTCCATCCTCACCGCAAACCAATAATTTCAAGTTCTACCCAAGCATATGGCCCTCTGGTTATTGACCGCGACTTATTTATGATCgaaattaggattagggttCATCAACTAAAGGACTGATTTGAACTGTTTTAACATATTTACCTTGTCAGCAATAGCAGAGTACACCTAGGCGTCTGTCACGCTGGCAATTAACGTCACATGTCAGTGAACGTTAGCCATCTCAGTGAAGGAGATGACGGAAGGACGAACGTGAATAACTCGGTTATTTTTCGGGGACGAAAATGGAGATCGAAATATCTTTTAGGAACGATTTTGACTATtaacttcttttaaaaaaatttgagcaagtaattatatattatctatttaCATAGATTCAAGTTTTGTGTGTAGTTCTTGCATTTAGGTGGGCTCATAAATTTTTTGTGAATTGAATTTGAGCTTAcaaataaatttgattattaatgAGTTAAGTTTGagtttcttaaaaaaattactaataaaatattttaaaataataaatatagatATATTACTTTTAAATTAACTTCTTAAGATAGaaaatcttaattttaattaatttgtctatttttattattctaaaaaaatttattaatattattttagagCTAATCTATACGAAATATAATTCCTTAGAAGTTGATTCGTCACTTACTCTTCGATttataagaataattaaaatCCTGCTTCAATTATCTCGCTTCTCTAATAATTAACATTATAttcatttgatttgtttttGACTTCTTTAATGTGTTATATTTAAGATCAATGATAATTTACGTATAAAATTCAACTATTCAAGCACGTCAAATGTCAATACTacagtatttttatatttaattaataaaagatgTTAATTTTTTCCTTCAAACACAAACATGTATTCCATTAAGAAAGAAGTTAGCTCCACTGCCCAGCTACAATCatatcattttttaattattcgtaatattttttaaaatttattatacataagatataaaattatacttttatatattatattaattaatattaggAAGAAGGGACAAAAATATACTTAAAAGTTCATACGCTGGACAGTAATACACTTAAATTGTTTAATGAGTCACGCGTGCACAGTAATTATACACTCCGGCAGAATCACAGTTCCGGCCATCAGCGTGTGGCGTGGTTAGTGAGAGTAGACATGTGGCTCTATTTTATCTTTGCTGGCACGTTAAGAGTTAGTGTGCTGGCCATTTAGTGCCAACTCAAataaaatgttttattttaatgttTAATTAGGCAAAATTAACCCTGAAACGCTTCTTTCTCTTTAATCGAATTATGAACTTCAAGGTTTTGTTGGTGGTAACATAGTTTGCACGTTGAGAGAATTAGACAACCCTAGCAGAGAAGCAATGGCATTGCTCTGAAGTGGTGAGTCAATTCATCATTGGAGGAGTACTCGAAGAAGTCAACCCACACAACCACAGCGACGATCACGCACTGGAGACAGAGACGATCTAAAGGTAACATCTTTTGAACTTCCCATTGTACCTATTATGATCGAACATGCTATTTGATGTTTGTTTAGTAACTAGTTTGTGGCTGTTCGAAAAAAGTTAGGGTTTTCTGGGTTTAGTTGTGGTTATGAGGGTTTTGTGTTTCTTCGTAGATGTCAACTCACATCACACTTGTGTATCATCATGGGGGAGGTTGGAGAGAAATTCTAAAGGGGTTACAGTATACAGCGATGGTCAAGTGTCTTTAATACCTAGAGTCAATGTGGATACGCTGAACCTGTTTTTCATGGAGGGATTGTTCAAGGATTTGGGTTATATTCAGTGGAAGAAATTTTACTGGGGAAAGCCTGATGTCGGAGGTGGTGTTGCTCTTAAGCTACTTAGGCTAGATAGGGATGTGGTGAACATGTATGAGGATGCAATTAGAAATGATGATAGGGTGGTACATGTGTATTGAGAGCATACAGTAGACATTCCAACTGAGGTTGAGGTGGTTGACGTAGATGCGGAAGAGGTCCCTACCCTTGAAACAGAACCAGCCAATGTAAATGCAGAGAGTGTGAAATCACTTGAGGGAGGATAAAGAAGAGGGCACAAAAGAGTCAAAAACCAGCCAGAATTCTGAGGCCAAGAAAACTAACAACAACACTAGACCAGAAGTCATCCCAGAGTTTATTACGTTCAATAAAGAGAACCAACCCAAGGGAAAGACAGCAAAAATCACACAATCTGAACCAGCAAAATAATCTCACCCACAGTCCAAACCGAAAACAATGTCACCCACAGCCCAAGTTAAGCCAGCATATGTGGCCCAAGCCCAACACACACAACATATGGGCCAAGCCCAACATACAACTCCTGTGGCCCAAACCCAAACCACTCAAATTGGACCACCAACAACTTCTGAACATGGAACTCAATCACAACCCAACCTTCAACAAGATGAGGTCCCTACCCAGAAATCAAGAGCAAAACAAAGAAACAGAAGAAATTCTTACAAGAGGCCAGCTCCTAGTGGACAGACCTTTGTGCAAGGAGGCATAGGTGAAGCTCCAAAAATATTTGTCCCTCATGCAACCAGTGAGTCATCAAAGAGTGATGATGATGACTCTGATCCAGATTAACATCAGTATGAGTTTGAAGAGCTGCACAGCCCTTATTCGTCAGActgtgatagtgagtatgaggCAGAGCGCAATGTTTGGCCTCAAGAAAACCTGAATGCTACTTTTGGCTCAGTACATTTAGAGCTGGGGATGGAATTTGAAACTATGGAGCAATTCAAAAGAGCTGTTAGGAAGTTCAATATACAAATTAGAAGGAGTATCATGTTTAGCCGAGTGGAACCATTGAAGTGTAAGGCAATTTGTTGTGAGGCCAACTGTCCTTGGAGTATCTATTGTTCTAGGTCTAATGAACCAAAGAGTTTTCAAGTTAAGACGTTTGTCAATCAACATGTTTGTGCAAGAAGCCACACCAACAAGTCAGCAGATAGAAAGTGGGTTATTGAACAGCTGGAGGAGAAGTTGAGGGACCAAAAGGACTTTAAAACATCTGAAGCTGAGGCTTGATTTAGGAGAGAGTTCAATGTAACCATCAACTACAAAAAAATACAAAGGGCAATGAAGAAGGCAAGGGAGAATATTGAGGGCTCTGAGAGGGAGCAGTATGCTGAGTTGAGGGATTACATACTTGCCTTGTTGACAGCTAATCCAGGAGCAACTATTGATATGGACACTACCCCTATGCCTGATTCCCTCCCGATCTTTAAGAGACTATACATATGTTTTGACGCTTGCAAAAAAGGTTTCATACAAAGTTGCATACCATTTATTGGACTTGATGGTACATTCCTGAAAGGTTACTACGGTGTGCAATTGCTTACAGCAGTAGGACAAGATGCTAACAATCAGAACTTTTCCATTGCATATACAGTCGTTGACTCAGAGACAAGAGATAACTGGAGATGGTTTTTAGAACTTCTGCATCATGATTTGGGAAACTATAGGGTGCATGGTTGGAACTTCATGAGTGACCAATAGAAGGTAATTGTTAAATGTTGTTTTCTGGTTGATTTGTATCACTCAGCTTACAGCAGTAGGACAAGATGCTAACAATCAGATCTTTCCCATTGCATATACAGTCGTTCACTCAGAGACAAGAGATAACTGGAGATGGTTTTTAGAACTTCTGCATCATGAATTGGGAAACTATAGGGTGCATGGTTGGAACTTCATGAGTGACCAATAGAAGGTAATTGTTAAATGTTGTTTTCTGGTTGATTTGTATCACTCAGCTTGTTAATTGTTATTGTCTGTGTGAACGCAGGATCTGATACCAGCCATGGAGCAGGTTATGCCCGGAGTGCATCATCGGTTTTGTGCAATGCACATTTGGGCCAACTTCACTAAAAGATGAAAGGATAAATAGTTGAAAGGAGTAGTGTGGGAATGTTGTAGAGCCACCACTGTTACTGAATTTGAGGCTGCAATGATGAGGTTAAAGGGAATTAAAAATGCTGCTTGGGAATACTTAGATTGATTTGACCCAAAAACTTGGAGAAAGGCACATTTCAGTGAGTGGCCTAAGGTGGACAATGTCACTAACAACAACTGTGAGACTTTCAATGGTAAGATTCTCAAATACAGAGGCAAGCCAATCATAACAATGTTATAGGAAGTCAGAGTTCATATTATGAGGGTTGTGGCGAGGAACAAAAAGTCTCTAAGTGGCTATGTTGGTTCTGTTGCACCAAGACAACTTAGCATGCttgagagagagaaggaagaaagtAATAAATGGACTCCCACATGGGCAGGGGATGACAGTGGAGAAATTTATGAGGTTGAGAAGCATCCTACTAAGGTTACTGTTGACTTGGGAAATCAGAAGTGCACCTGTCGATTTTGGCAGCTCACAGGCTTGCCTTGCAGACACGCTTGTGCAGCACTTGCTCTGGGGGGTCGTAGGCCAGAAGACCAGATCCATAACTGGCTGGGAATGGCTACATATAACTCAGCATACCAACATAACATCAACCCCGTTCCAAGCAAAGAATTTTGGGATAAAGCTGAAGGCTATCCTCCACTGCCCCCTCACTATAAGACACCCATTGGAAGACCaacaaaaaagagaagaaaggagaaaaaTAAGGCACGGCCAAATTCCAACCCACATAAGCTTAAAAGGAGATATGAACAATCATTTGCAAATACTGTGGAGAGGTATGAATATCATGTTTTATGAGTTGGTTCTAGAGATCACTGATACTGTTATATTTACATTTTCTCATGTTTATATGTTGTAGAGTGGCCACAATAGCATGCTGATATGAATGATGAGGTTGCAGTTATGGAGGCAGAGGAAGCTGCTGCTGCTACTAATAACCCTGCACAGCCACCACCACCCCAACAGCAGAACCCTAATGATGTTGTTACTGCTCCAAGACCCAAGTCTAAACCTATGGTCTCCACTGAAACCATGAATGCTGCAAGCCCAGCAATGAGGGAGAAGTTTGAACAGTTTATGCCAACTCCAACTCTGAGGCACCAACCAAATCCGGGCCCAAGACCATCAAAGCTAGTCCCAAGAGGAGTTCCTGGAAGAAGCAATGACCCAGCTGAAGCAACTGATCAAGTTGGCCTAAGTGAAGGTGGGACCATGCAAGGGGCTGCAACAGAGACATAGAACCTTTATTGAAGACTGATGtgcatgttttgtttttttgtgGGAAAGGCTATTTTGTTTATCAGCATAAACCTTGGGACCTTTTTTTGTAATCTAGTAGTATGTGGTATGTTATGTTATATACATTGTGACTTTGCTTGTTAATCAGGTATTTCTGGCTTGTATGAAAACTCAATGATTATGGTAACTACTCTGCCTATTTTGTGATTACAATGAAGCAAAGACTTCTGATTTTACAAGATGTTGTTAGATATTGTATGAGTTAGCTTGGTTATGAATTGCTTGTTTTCAACCTAATTCTCATAGGTTTACATTTTTCTCTTATGTCAATGGTTGATGTTACACCACTTACAAAATGTGATTCACAAAAAAAGGAGACCTTTTTTTCTTCCATTTATTCAATGCAGCTTTGAAAGTTTGAAAGTTATTACACAGGATCCTCACTTCTGAGAATATATCATCAAAATCAACAATGCCCAAAAACCTAACCCTAAACAAACACCCATAACCATATTCTTAATACAAGTTATTTCACCCCTAATCATATCAACTATCTTCTGTAACAGTTGCACATCTTCTTCCAACTTGCTGGAACACTCTGTAAATTCATTCATCTTCCTGtatgattatgtcaatggcctttcTTCAGATACAACCTCTGCCCACACGtttcttatttttccttctaCTTCGTCCAGCCAAACAAAATACTCACAACGATGTTCAGCACTCTGAAGATTAGACACAACAATCCAAGGAGGGGTGAAGAATGAAACAAACGGATAATGCCAATAACAAGAAAAAAGGGAATTTTGAAACCTACCTCCTACAGAGGACATCACAGAAATAATCTGTCTGGATTCCACTGTGTTCCAGACTTGAGTACCACAGCttcaaattcatgcaaataCTTGCCGTTGTTGTActcaaacttcttcttcttcttcttgttcctcAATAACAAAGACCTGCCACCAACAGCGTTGTCACAATTTAGGGATAAAGAGCTTGATTTTTCCTTGAGTGAGGCCATGTTCTTAGTTATTGGTTAAGGTGTTAGGGTTTCAACACAGAGCTTCTTTCTTCTGAAGATAAAAGAGAACGAAGGTGTTAGGGTTTCAGGGTTAATTTTGCCTAATTaaacattaaaataaaatattttatctgaGTTGGCACTAAATGGCCAGCTCACTAACTCTTAACGTGCCAGCAAGGATAAAATAGAGCCACCTGTCCACTCTCACTAACCATACCACACGCTGATGGCCGGAATGGTGATTCTGTCCGCCGGAGTGTATAATTATTGTGCACGCGTGACTCATTAAACGATTCAAGTGTATTACTGTCCAGCGTATGAACTTTCAGGTGTACTTTTGTCCCTTCTTccttaatattaatttaaacgGTTCAATCTAGAACCGATAGCGAATTAGTGGTTCTGTGTCTCGACCCGATTGATTTTTGGTCCGGATATGTTAACTATGTATCACATCATCACATGACGCCTGTAGGCTGGCCCTAACCTTTAATATCCAGCCTTATTAAATTCCAGCCCACTATATCTTTATGGGGTTTTGTTGGTCGGCAACCGCCAATGGCTCTCCATAAGACCACAATAACACACTGAGTCGATAAAACGGACAAATTTTATCGGATCAATCATTACCTAATTAAATGCAGCTCAATACCATAAAAGATTAATCTTTGACCTATCGGATTAAGAGATatagtgaaaaaaaataaagtatcatttttgtttCCAATATTTGGGGTAAGTCTTAAAGTTGTCCTTAACGTTttaatcgtcctatttaagtttctaacattttaaaattggCTCAATGTTttcgttaacagaattgacggcgggacaaaattgagacgattttgaaatgttaaggacttaaataaaatgaaaatgttagggacaaaaacgataaatagaaataaattttaattttatcctttaataatatcaattttttattatacataatattcaattatttttaattacatctaagtaaattacacttaatcacattactttcattctaaataattttttttatatttttatattaacttataactttaagtgtaaaattataacaaaaaaattatttagaatggaagtaatgtgattaagtgtaatttaatTAGGTGtgattaaaatataattgaatactatgaaTAGTAAAAAagtgatattattgaaggataaaactaaaatttatttctatgtatcgtttttgtctccATCATTTTCATTCTATTTAAGTCATTAACGTTTGAAAATCGTCACAATTTTTATCCCGCCGTTAATTCTGTTAACAGATTTCTAGCGGCATAataacattgagtcaattttgaaacattaggaacttaaataggacgattgaaatgTTAGGAACAACTTTAAGACTTACCCCAAAcattagaaacaaaaacaatattttactaaaaaaaaatcattacctaattaaaaaaatgaattttatctttaaaattaagTCTCTTTAAAATTCTGACTAAATAAACTAAATCCGAttaatcaaaaaataataacaaattaaatagaTTAATCCACATATTATAGACGGCAcgtatatttttcttttacattgttttttaaaaaagtagCCCTATCTCTTCATAAGTCCAAAAAAACCCTATCTTGATTAAAATCTTTTGTTTTGAGTTAAAAATACTTGCCGTTTGTTTTCGAGTATACTAGCAAGGTGCTTTGTAGCATGCAAATTAAATtgctattattttttcttttaggTTATGTTTGCTCGAAAAGAAAGAAACAGAGaggaagaaaatagaaaggaaagaaagaaaaagaaagaaattgagtgaatttttatgttttttagatgtgtttggatggaaaaaaaataagaaagaaagaaatgttataaaaaaataattttatttctatattataaaatatattaaaaaagtgAATGGATAGTATTAAAAGTAGAGagaaaaatattagttttctcttcattttcttttcaatgTTGGAGAGAAAAAAACTGGTGGACctcactaatttttttttcattcatttttatttttttctaattttccttctcaaccaaacaaaaaaaaataatcatttttcttcctattttctttttttccttttctttcttttcattttcctcTCAAACAAACAGTCCACgttgtattttttgtttctttctttattttttgagtCAAATAATCTAATTACTATTAAAAACTGTCCATCATGCATGTTCTTAATTCATCAATCCATGGGAAGTTTTTATTTAGCAAAACACTATTAATTCATAAACAAAAACTTAAGTTCGAATCATCacaaagatgagagagagagcaAGCTAGTTATTTGGAAAGAGGAGTGTTAGGAGGCAGTAAAATTTATGTTTATAACTATTAATTGGCCATCAATATagtgtttttaatggtgtgagattataTCTAATGGTGAAACATCGctcacttttattttgatgGCTAAATGCTGGccaaattgttaaaaaaatgcTGGCCTCTAAATTTTTTCATTTGGGGATTTGATTTTGAGCTTTTGGcatgatttaaattttttttacatatggatgattctctttaattttatgGAATAATGACAAGAACCGATGAACCATGATGACTAAATATTTTCCTAAAAATAGCTAGTATAGTTTATAGGTTATAGAGTATAGAGGAGGAACATATAGATGAGTTTAATCCGATAATTAATTCATTGAGTAGGGGCGTTGAGCTGGAAAGTTGCCGCCAGGATGATAATAACAAGCAACAAGGGTGCCTTCATTATTGTGGCAGTCACCTCTTGCGCAACCTAAATAAGTTGATGCACCCCAAACAACTTGAACGTAACAATGACAACTGGCAGGGTTACCATCAATGCATTTGTTAGATATGGGGTCATAGTTTCGTCCCTGTGCTACCCATGCCTTCACTGCAGATTCTGCTGAAGCATGATACGGATTATATCCAGAGTTTCGGCCGTAGATACTATTAGACGAATAATGAGGCGTTGACATTAGTCCTCTACAATTTGCAATATGTTGATTCACAAATTCATGAGCAAGTGATTCTAGTTGTTTGTCCCACTTCAAtggtttaactccaactttagCACGTGCAACATTATGACCTTCAAGATAGTCCTCTGGAAAACTTTGACTCGGTGAGCACAAAGGAATAATGCTTACTAAACTTATTACTATCATCGAAATCTTCAACAACCTTTTCATTCTCTTAGCTCTAAAGGGAAAAGAAATTCGATGattgcaaaaattaaattgTCATTGTGTTTAGTGTTCGATTCATGGATATATATAATAACCATGCAATGATTTATTGGAGGTTCAAAAGGCCAGTAACAAAATGAAacaatattatatgtataaataatataatattaattattagaatGGAATAATCATCGAGCCAAGAGTCTAATaaagtaaaagtgtaaaatCAATGATAATAACGATGAGACATTTAGTTTTTTATTCGACTGTATGTACACAGGTTTTCTTTTTTAATGCTTC
This sequence is a window from Arachis stenosperma cultivar V10309 chromosome 10, arast.V10309.gnm1.PFL2, whole genome shotgun sequence. Protein-coding genes within it:
- the LOC130956608 gene encoding uncharacterized protein LOC130956608, coding for MRVVARNKKSLSGYVGSVAPRQLSMLEREKEESNKWTPTWAGDDSGEIYEVEKHPTKVTVDLGNQKCTCRFWQLTGLPCRHACAALALGGRRPEDQIHNWLGMATYNSAYQHNINPVPSKEFWDKAEGYPPLPPHYKTPIGRPTKKRRKEKNKARPNSNPHKLKRRYEQSFANTVERVATIAC
- the LOC130956609 gene encoding pathogenesis-related protein PRB1-3-like, which produces MIVISLVSIIPLCSPSQSFPEDYLEGHNVARAKVGVKPLKWDKQLESLAHEFVNQHIANCRGLMSTPHYSSNSIYGRNSGYNPYHASAESAVKAWVAQGRNYDPISNKCIDGNPASCHCYVQVVWGASTYLGCARGDCHNNEGTLVACYYHPGGNFPAQRPYSMN